In the Elusimicrobiales bacterium genome, one interval contains:
- a CDS encoding glutamine synthetase family protein: protein MRTAVRQARAENKFQQANAIARWLDKPPSSFTKRDLLRFIAAHGIQVVNFRYVGGDGRLKTLDFAGADAANLDRLFSSGERVDGSSLFSHIDASSSDLYVVPRFSTAYVNPFAPLPTVDILCAYFTSEGARLPSSPENILFKAQAALKKASGMTLEAMGELEYYVIAPRQENYPVTAQRGYHEGMPFSKWEQLRVEAMHAMAQAGCSIKYAHAEVGHIRTDELEMSQHEIEFLPVAAGDAADQLAIAKSMLLMAGFRHGVKVTFAPKISAGHAGSGLHIHSRLVKDGRNMMLEGGQLSDTAKKLIAGYLALAPSLTAFGNTVPTSYLRLVPHQEAPTNICWGDRNRSVLVRVPLGWHNVGDMVSQVNPQDGAVKPAGGSGQTVEFRCADGSANIHLLIAGLAAAARRGLEMPDALETAKKLYVDVNVFRDKNIQKRLPQLPASCFESARKLEEDRAAYEADGVFSPVVIDGMVSRLRNYNDADLSHRLFGKEEEIAKLVNDYLYC from the coding sequence ATGCGGACAGCGGTCAGACAGGCCCGTGCGGAAAACAAATTTCAGCAGGCGAACGCAATCGCGCGGTGGCTGGACAAGCCGCCGTCGTCGTTTACCAAGCGCGACCTGCTCAGGTTCATCGCGGCGCACGGCATTCAGGTGGTCAACTTCCGCTATGTGGGCGGCGATGGCAGGCTCAAGACGCTGGATTTCGCCGGTGCGGACGCCGCAAATCTGGACCGGCTGTTTTCCTCCGGCGAGAGGGTGGACGGCTCCAGCCTGTTCAGCCATATAGACGCGTCATCGTCGGACTTATACGTCGTTCCCAGGTTTTCCACTGCCTATGTGAACCCGTTTGCCCCGCTTCCGACGGTGGATATACTCTGCGCCTATTTCACCAGCGAGGGGGCGCGGCTGCCCAGCTCGCCGGAAAATATACTTTTCAAGGCGCAGGCCGCGCTTAAAAAGGCCTCCGGAATGACGCTGGAGGCGATGGGCGAGCTTGAGTATTATGTCATCGCGCCGCGCCAGGAGAATTATCCGGTTACGGCGCAGCGCGGCTATCACGAGGGAATGCCCTTTTCCAAGTGGGAGCAGCTGCGCGTTGAGGCCATGCACGCCATGGCGCAGGCCGGCTGCAGCATCAAATACGCCCACGCCGAGGTGGGCCATATCCGCACCGACGAGTTGGAAATGTCCCAGCACGAGATAGAATTCCTGCCCGTTGCCGCCGGGGACGCGGCGGACCAGCTTGCCATCGCCAAATCCATGCTGCTGATGGCGGGGTTCCGGCACGGGGTGAAGGTTACATTCGCGCCGAAAATATCCGCAGGCCACGCCGGCAGCGGGCTGCACATACATTCGCGTCTGGTCAAAGACGGGCGCAACATGATGCTGGAGGGCGGCCAGCTTTCCGACACCGCGAAAAAACTTATAGCCGGATACCTGGCGCTGGCGCCTTCGCTGACTGCCTTCGGAAACACGGTGCCGACGTCGTATCTGCGGCTGGTGCCGCATCAGGAGGCGCCCACCAATATCTGCTGGGGCGACAGGAACCGTTCTGTGCTGGTCCGCGTTCCGCTGGGCTGGCATAACGTCGGCGACATGGTCTCGCAGGTAAATCCGCAGGACGGCGCGGTAAAGCCCGCGGGCGGCTCCGGCCAGACGGTGGAATTCCGCTGCGCGGACGGCTCGGCCAACATTCACCTGCTTATAGCCGGCCTTGCCGCCGCCGCGCGGCGCGGGCTGGAAATGCCGGACGCGCTGGAAACCGCGAAAAAACTTTATGTTGATGTGAATGTGTTCCGGGATAAAAACATACAGAAACGGCTGCCTCAACTGCCGGCGTCATGTTTTGAATCGGCCCGCAAGCTGGAAGAGGACAGGGCCGCCTACGAGGCGGACGGCGTCTTCTCGCCCGTGGTGATAGACGGCATGGTCAGCCGCCTGAGAAATTACAACGATGCGGATTTGAGCCACAGGCTGTTCGGCAAGGAAGAGGAAATCGCCAAACTGGTCAACGATTACCTGTACTGCTGA
- a CDS encoding proton-conducting transporter membrane subunit, producing the protein MNLFLSSLVLLALAGAVSLFSRTVRVAAAATVAACALGLAGIVPALRGNIISISLPLHIPGGRFYLAADSLSALFLVPLFLLGGCAAVYSLGYMQKRRGAAFLLMNLLTAAMAVVFTARNGMLFLIAWELMAVFSFLLVVWDYEDSQSRQAGWIYLVASHLGTACIIALFALAWGKCGSLDFDAFPRAFALLPFGAVAALTLLGFGAKAGFFPLHVWLPKAHPAAPSHISALMSGIMIKAGIYGILRMALMFVPAPQWFGWALVLIGAASGLMGIAFALAQRDVKQCLAYSSVENIGVIALGLGLGFVGVSAGRKDIAFFGFSGGMLHVINHALLKGLLFMGAGAVYHGTGTRDMEKLGGLRRAMPVTAACFMAGSAGIAAFPPLNGFVGELMIYMSAFKALSVADAALAGLAALTALALTGGLAAVCFARMLGVIFLGQPRSAPEKAFHEAPRTMLAPMIVLAALCAVIGICPVLVLPAVFPAAAMFCGAYFGADAVIAGAGIAGCLLGILAAALWIFRNSLLDGRTVSSAPTWGCGYSAPNARMQYTASAFAQPVLSMFALAPHAEPAKELFPKTASFHSRNRDLAKARIYNPLFGLVEDKLSVLRVIQGGSIHAYILYLAVALVALLIWALI; encoded by the coding sequence ATGAATTTGTTTCTGTCATCACTGGTGCTGCTTGCTCTTGCGGGTGCGGTTTCGCTGTTTTCCCGCACGGTCCGCGTTGCGGCTGCGGCGACGGTCGCGGCCTGCGCGCTGGGACTGGCCGGCATTGTCCCCGCTTTGCGGGGCAATATCATATCCATATCGCTCCCTTTACACATACCCGGCGGACGGTTTTACCTGGCGGCGGATTCGCTTAGCGCATTGTTCCTGGTCCCGCTTTTCCTGCTGGGCGGCTGCGCCGCGGTCTACTCGCTCGGCTATATGCAAAAGCGGCGCGGCGCGGCGTTTCTCCTTATGAATCTGCTGACGGCGGCGATGGCGGTGGTGTTTACCGCGCGCAACGGGATGCTTTTCCTTATAGCATGGGAGTTGATGGCGGTGTTCTCGTTTCTGCTGGTGGTGTGGGATTATGAAGACAGCCAGTCCCGCCAGGCCGGCTGGATTTATCTGGTAGCCTCGCATCTGGGGACGGCCTGCATAATCGCGCTGTTTGCGCTGGCATGGGGCAAATGCGGCTCTCTGGATTTTGACGCTTTCCCCCGCGCTTTTGCGCTGCTGCCGTTTGGCGCGGTGGCCGCGCTGACGCTGCTGGGTTTTGGCGCAAAGGCGGGGTTTTTCCCGCTTCACGTGTGGCTGCCGAAGGCTCATCCCGCCGCGCCCAGCCATATATCCGCGCTGATGTCGGGAATCATGATAAAAGCCGGGATATACGGCATACTGCGCATGGCGCTGATGTTTGTGCCCGCGCCGCAATGGTTCGGCTGGGCGCTGGTTTTAATCGGCGCCGCCTCCGGCCTGATGGGGATAGCTTTCGCGCTGGCGCAGCGCGACGTGAAACAGTGCCTCGCCTATTCCAGCGTGGAGAATATCGGGGTCATAGCGCTTGGCCTGGGGCTGGGGTTTGTCGGAGTTTCCGCCGGGCGGAAGGACATCGCGTTTTTCGGATTCTCGGGCGGCATGCTGCATGTGATAAACCATGCGCTGCTCAAAGGCCTGTTGTTTATGGGGGCGGGGGCCGTCTACCACGGGACGGGAACCCGCGATATGGAAAAATTGGGCGGGCTGCGGCGCGCCATGCCGGTTACGGCGGCCTGTTTCATGGCGGGCTCCGCCGGGATAGCCGCATTCCCGCCGCTTAACGGTTTTGTCGGCGAGTTGATGATTTATATGTCCGCCTTCAAGGCGTTGTCCGTGGCGGACGCGGCTCTGGCCGGGCTTGCCGCGCTGACGGCGCTTGCGCTGACCGGCGGGCTGGCAGCGGTCTGTTTTGCCCGGATGTTGGGCGTTATTTTTCTGGGCCAGCCGCGCAGCGCGCCGGAGAAGGCTTTTCATGAAGCCCCCCGGACCATGCTTGCGCCGATGATTGTGTTGGCCGCGCTGTGCGCTGTCATAGGAATCTGCCCGGTCCTTGTGCTGCCCGCCGTTTTTCCGGCGGCGGCGATGTTCTGCGGCGCGTATTTCGGGGCGGATGCCGTGATAGCGGGCGCGGGCATAGCGGGCTGCCTGCTCGGCATTCTGGCGGCGGCGTTGTGGATTTTCAGAAATTCGCTGCTTGACGGCAGGACTGTGTCCTCCGCGCCCACATGGGGCTGCGGCTACTCCGCGCCGAATGCCAGGATGCAGTACACGGCCTCTGCCTTCGCGCAGCCGGTGCTGTCTATGTTTGCGCTGGCCCCGCATGCCGAGCCGGCAAAGGAATTATTCCCCAAAACCGCATCCTTCCACAGCCGCAACCGCGACCTGGCCAAGGCCAGAATCTACAATCCGCTTTTCGGGCTGGTGGAGGATAAATTGTCCGTCCTGCGCGTCATACAGGGCGGCAGCATTCACGCTTATATTCTGTATCTGGCCGTTGCGCTGGTGGCTTTGCTGATATGGGCTTTGATATAA
- a CDS encoding MFS transporter — protein sequence MRAFFEKFAVLKGAPKELWVTYGSFMLAITGYGLVTPVMALWLSYDLGYSDINAGLLVAAWSALLCVFTVLAGPFADAVGLKKAFLSGFAICAATGAAAALLPLKPAALALGFFPMALGQALMTPVTVAAVRQYSGQAQRPMAFSLYYAIRNAGIAVAGWSVDFIRGSAGAGGVFTAAGYGISAYRMILLASALFYVPAFLLAWFLLREDTAVPGKQNGERAFSLSALAGDAAETIKSSCRIFAEACRHPVFLKFMLFLALIIGVRLPFSHMDYTFPKYALRELGSGAPIGRLFGMLNPVLIVILVPIAGALTQKISSYKMITAGCIVTALSMLCPALPAEWFAGVANGPAGHFLVNTVLGVPGNYVNPLYMPIILSVVVLSVGEALWSPRLYDYTASIAPKGHEASYMGFSILPYFAAKFVAGALSGWLLQTYCPETGARNPQIMWLLIGFMTLLTPIALVLFKTKIQTQEEGR from the coding sequence GTGAGAGCCTTTTTTGAAAAATTCGCCGTCCTCAAAGGCGCGCCGAAGGAGCTTTGGGTAACCTACGGCTCCTTCATGCTGGCGATAACGGGCTACGGCCTGGTAACGCCGGTGATGGCATTATGGCTCTCCTACGACCTGGGCTACAGCGATATAAATGCCGGGCTTCTGGTGGCGGCATGGTCTGCGCTGTTATGCGTTTTTACCGTGCTGGCGGGGCCGTTTGCCGACGCCGTGGGCCTGAAAAAAGCGTTCCTGTCCGGTTTTGCGATATGCGCGGCCACCGGCGCCGCCGCCGCGCTGCTTCCGCTAAAGCCGGCGGCGCTGGCGCTGGGTTTTTTCCCGATGGCGCTGGGCCAGGCTTTGATGACGCCGGTAACAGTGGCGGCGGTAAGGCAGTATTCCGGCCAGGCGCAGCGGCCCATGGCTTTTTCGCTTTATTACGCCATACGCAACGCCGGCATAGCCGTGGCCGGCTGGTCGGTGGATTTTATACGCGGCAGCGCAGGCGCGGGCGGAGTTTTTACGGCTGCCGGCTACGGCATAAGCGCCTACAGGATGATACTGCTGGCCAGCGCGCTGTTTTATGTTCCGGCATTCCTGCTGGCCTGGTTTTTGCTGCGCGAAGACACCGCCGTTCCCGGAAAACAAAACGGGGAGCGGGCGTTCTCACTGTCCGCGCTGGCGGGCGATGCCGCCGAAACAATCAAATCCTCCTGCCGCATTTTCGCCGAGGCGTGCCGCCATCCGGTGTTCCTCAAATTCATGCTGTTTCTTGCGCTGATAATAGGCGTGCGCCTGCCGTTTTCGCATATGGATTACACCTTCCCCAAATATGCGCTGCGCGAGCTTGGAAGCGGCGCGCCCATAGGCAGGCTGTTCGGGATGCTCAATCCGGTGCTGATAGTGATACTGGTCCCCATAGCGGGCGCGCTGACGCAGAAAATATCCTCCTATAAAATGATAACCGCCGGCTGCATTGTAACCGCGCTTTCAATGTTATGTCCGGCATTGCCGGCGGAATGGTTTGCCGGCGTAGCCAACGGCCCGGCGGGGCATTTTCTGGTCAACACGGTTCTTGGCGTGCCGGGAAATTATGTAAATCCGCTTTACATGCCCATCATACTGTCCGTCGTAGTGCTTTCCGTGGGAGAGGCTTTATGGTCCCCGCGCCTCTACGACTACACAGCATCCATCGCGCCAAAAGGCCACGAAGCCTCGTATATGGGATTTTCCATACTGCCGTATTTCGCGGCGAAATTCGTGGCCGGGGCATTGTCCGGCTGGCTGCTGCAAACCTACTGTCCGGAAACCGGCGCCAGAAACCCGCAAATCATGTGGCTACTGATAGGATTTATGACTCTGCTAACCCCCATAGCCCTGGTGCTGTTCAAAACCAAAATCCAAACACAGGAAGAGGGGAGATAA
- a CDS encoding NADH-quinone oxidoreductase subunit C, with protein MVKDILDIVAFRNRVINAVSGGKALLALFALPEHVLCAVLGDREKRSAETLFAAVEGDEYPSLTPQCPQAHMFEREIAEQYDIAPLGHPWLKPVRFHRPYRAGAKVFAETGPAVCDFFRVEGAEIHEVAVGPVHAGIIEPGHFRFQCYGENVLHLDIALGFQHRGAERALVSNPKRRIFYMETLAGDTTIGHTLAYCRNIESLGGMQISESAEAARAVALELERLANHAGDLGALAGDIGYLPTMSFCGRLRGDFLNMTALLCGSRFGRGLLRGGGLRRPVTKEIADELLSRLIAAEADLKNAVELLWNTPSVLARFENTGVISAENAVALGLAGPCARACGLGIDARKDFPSGIYLKREFEPAVCATGDVYARAMTRWIECRDSIALIKEILPAAVCGPEPEAKPALAPDSLSVSVEEGWRGEICHIARTDARGQLDFYKVVDPSFRNWPGLALAMRGQQISDFPLCNKSFNLSYCGHDL; from the coding sequence ATGGTGAAGGATATTCTTGATATAGTGGCTTTCCGCAACCGCGTCATAAACGCGGTCTCAGGCGGGAAGGCGCTGCTTGCGCTGTTTGCGCTGCCTGAACATGTCCTCTGCGCCGTTCTGGGCGACAGGGAGAAGCGCTCCGCTGAAACCCTGTTTGCCGCCGTTGAAGGCGACGAATACCCTTCGCTGACCCCGCAATGCCCGCAGGCGCATATGTTTGAGCGCGAGATAGCCGAGCAATACGATATCGCGCCGCTGGGCCATCCCTGGCTGAAACCTGTCAGATTCCACAGGCCGTACCGCGCCGGCGCGAAGGTGTTTGCCGAAACCGGTCCCGCCGTCTGCGACTTTTTCCGGGTGGAGGGCGCGGAAATACACGAGGTCGCCGTCGGCCCCGTTCACGCCGGCATCATAGAGCCGGGGCATTTCAGATTCCAATGCTATGGCGAGAATGTCCTGCATCTTGATATCGCGCTCGGTTTCCAGCACCGCGGCGCGGAGCGGGCGCTGGTCTCAAACCCGAAACGGCGGATTTTTTACATGGAAACCCTGGCGGGGGACACCACCATAGGCCATACCCTCGCCTATTGCCGCAACATTGAATCGCTGGGCGGGATGCAGATTTCGGAAAGTGCGGAGGCGGCGCGCGCCGTCGCGCTGGAGCTGGAGCGTCTTGCCAATCACGCCGGCGATCTGGGCGCGCTGGCCGGGGATATAGGCTATCTTCCCACAATGTCTTTCTGCGGGCGGCTGCGCGGCGATTTTCTTAATATGACCGCGCTGCTTTGCGGCAGCCGTTTTGGGCGGGGGCTGCTGCGCGGGGGCGGGCTGCGCCGCCCTGTTACCAAAGAAATAGCGGATGAACTGCTGTCCCGGCTTATCGCGGCGGAGGCGGATTTGAAAAACGCCGTGGAACTGCTCTGGAACACACCTTCCGTCCTTGCTCGGTTTGAAAATACTGGCGTTATCTCGGCGGAGAATGCCGTGGCTCTCGGTCTTGCCGGTCCCTGCGCGCGAGCCTGCGGCTTGGGGATAGACGCCAGAAAGGATTTCCCGTCCGGAATTTATCTCAAACGCGAATTTGAGCCCGCCGTCTGCGCCACAGGCGACGTTTATGCCCGCGCCATGACGCGCTGGATTGAATGCCGGGATTCGATAGCCCTTATAAAAGAAATTCTGCCCGCCGCTGTATGCGGCCCGGAGCCGGAGGCAAAACCCGCGCTCGCGCCTGACAGCCTGTCTGTTTCCGTGGAGGAGGGCTGGCGCGGCGAGATTTGCCATATCGCCCGCACCGACGCGCGCGGACAGTTGGATTTTTACAAGGTGGTGGACCCGTCTTTCAGGAACTGGCCGGGGCTTGCGCTTGCCATGCGCGGCCAGCAGATTTCGGATTTCCCGCTGTGCAACAAGAGCTTCAATCTTTCCTATTGCGGGCATGATTTATGA
- a CDS encoding proton-conducting transporter membrane subunit, which yields MISLALCAPALAGLAALISGKKAARALLTGAAVFNLALCGLLWRFPPASGSWFMADSASLIFLAVTGLLFAACSFYARGYLDTLSPKPHIFSGVFGDEPEPVFISFLLLFLAAMNFVCLSRHIAMMWVALEATTLVSAPLICFHRTPRSLEAAWKYLMICSVGIALALLGNFFIASAAGAANVPMLCDVLRDSARLLNPLWLKLAFVLAFTGYGAKMGLAPMHTWLPDAHGESPSPVSALLSGALLNCAFLSLMRVAAVCSGAGLGEFVNDVFLFFGIASVVIAAAFMLRQRDYKRLLAYSSVENMGIIAAGVGAGTVYGAVLQAINHSLVKAMLFMASGNILRGFRTKSSAEVGNLAAMPFTGFLWAAGFMAILGLPPFGIFVSKLVIIKAMFASGHGRAGALFIFMLAVVFAGVAHSVMGMFAPSGAKPPQGRERLVFILPAALLGLCALATGLYIPQWLDAAVKSASAALGGAW from the coding sequence ATGATTAGCCTTGCGTTATGCGCCCCCGCGCTGGCCGGGCTGGCAGCCCTGATTTCCGGCAAAAAAGCGGCGCGCGCGCTGCTGACCGGGGCCGCCGTTTTCAACCTCGCGCTGTGCGGGCTGCTGTGGCGTTTTCCCCCCGCCTCCGGCAGCTGGTTCATGGCGGACAGCGCTTCCCTTATATTCCTTGCGGTTACGGGGCTGTTGTTTGCGGCCTGCTCTTTCTACGCGCGCGGGTATCTGGACACGCTCTCGCCCAAGCCGCATATATTCTCCGGCGTTTTCGGCGACGAGCCGGAGCCGGTGTTCATCTCCTTCCTGCTGCTTTTCCTGGCGGCCATGAATTTTGTGTGCCTCAGCAGGCATATCGCGATGATGTGGGTCGCGCTGGAGGCGACGACGCTGGTCAGCGCGCCGCTTATCTGCTTTCACCGGACGCCGCGCTCTCTGGAGGCGGCGTGGAAATACCTTATGATATGCTCGGTCGGCATCGCGCTGGCGCTGCTGGGAAATTTCTTCATAGCCTCCGCCGCCGGCGCGGCCAATGTTCCCATGCTCTGCGACGTCCTGCGCGACAGCGCGCGGCTGCTGAACCCGCTGTGGCTGAAGCTGGCTTTCGTGCTGGCCTTTACCGGCTACGGCGCGAAGATGGGGCTGGCCCCAATGCACACCTGGCTGCCGGACGCGCACGGCGAGTCGCCCTCTCCGGTTTCCGCGCTGCTGTCGGGCGCGCTGCTCAACTGCGCCTTTTTGTCGCTGATGCGGGTGGCGGCGGTATGCAGCGGCGCCGGGCTGGGCGAATTCGTAAACGACGTGTTCCTGTTTTTCGGCATAGCATCGGTGGTTATCGCGGCGGCCTTCATGCTGCGCCAGCGCGACTACAAGCGGCTGCTGGCCTATTCCAGCGTGGAGAACATGGGCATAATCGCCGCCGGCGTGGGCGCGGGAACGGTGTACGGCGCGGTTTTGCAGGCCATCAACCATTCGCTGGTAAAGGCGATGCTGTTCATGGCCTCCGGCAATATACTGCGCGGCTTCCGCACCAAAAGCTCAGCCGAGGTCGGCAACCTGGCGGCGATGCCGTTTACCGGGTTTTTATGGGCCGCCGGATTTATGGCGATACTGGGGCTGCCGCCTTTCGGCATTTTTGTGAGCAAGCTGGTCATAATAAAGGCGATGTTTGCCTCCGGGCACGGACGGGCGGGCGCGCTGTTTATTTTCATGCTGGCGGTGGTGTTTGCCGGGGTGGCGCATTCGGTTATGGGGATGTTCGCCCCCTCCGGCGCCAAACCGCCCCAGGGGCGGGAGCGGCTTGTATTCATACTGCCCGCCGCGCTGCTGGGCCTGTGCGCGCTGGCGACGGGGCTGTATATCCCGCAATGGCTTGACGCCGCCGTTAAATCCGCCTCCGCCGCGCTGGGGGGCGCATGGTGA
- a CDS encoding 4Fe-4S binding protein, whose protein sequence is MIKALMARLAQRERTVEYPAKEPVLPPRFRGRPQLRAEKCSGCGSCAEACPTQAITAGPLSLDMGKCIFCGLCAEICGEGAVTFTTDYKLAASSRQDLTGPEYRLARALEKKTLALFGRSLKLRQVSAGGCNACEADVNVLNTVVFDLGRFGIQFVASPRHADGLLITGPVTKNMEYALVETYNAVPAPKIVIAVGACAVSGGLYAGHEQTAGIPPQIPVNLYVPGCPPHPMTILDGLLRLLAKI, encoded by the coding sequence ATGATTAAAGCGCTTATGGCAAGGCTCGCGCAGCGCGAGCGGACAGTTGAATATCCCGCCAAAGAACCCGTTCTGCCGCCGCGTTTCCGCGGCAGGCCGCAATTGCGCGCGGAAAAATGCTCCGGCTGCGGCAGTTGCGCCGAAGCCTGCCCGACGCAAGCCATAACCGCCGGCCCGTTGTCGCTTGATATGGGCAAGTGCATATTCTGCGGCTTGTGCGCGGAAATTTGCGGCGAAGGCGCGGTAACTTTTACCACTGATTACAAGCTGGCCGCGTCCTCAAGACAGGATTTGACGGGTCCCGAATACCGGCTTGCGCGCGCGCTGGAGAAAAAGACGCTCGCCCTTTTTGGCCGTTCGCTTAAGCTGCGGCAGGTAAGCGCGGGCGGCTGCAATGCCTGCGAGGCGGACGTCAATGTTCTCAACACCGTTGTTTTTGACCTGGGCAGGTTCGGCATTCAGTTTGTGGCCTCGCCCCGCCATGCCGACGGGCTGCTTATCACCGGCCCCGTAACAAAAAACATGGAATACGCGCTGGTTGAAACCTATAACGCCGTCCCCGCGCCGAAAATCGTCATTGCGGTCGGCGCCTGCGCCGTTTCCGGCGGATTATACGCCGGCCATGAGCAGACTGCCGGCATCCCGCCGCAAATTCCGGTAAATCTGTATGTCCCCGGTTGTCCCCCCCATCCGATGACAATTCTGGACGGCCTCCTGCGCCTGCTGGCGAAAATTTGA
- a CDS encoding HEAT repeat domain-containing protein, protein MTMLPRQAGTLLYAILCALLLPNVCFGETFTRQLLGFYYKQRGKLYCWQMTMHQKNLNHRIEKSHSEYEKLSNDDRNQVITFWGLHDTPVSQWGLFRAATDSDQSIRSRAAYLLGRHCDALREEQMITLLISGKPVASGNLIQSLGYCRNRNIVPTLLAILTDSTTSASDMALVVTALGNIGAAEAVPVLKKTLISDDWWLAICSAEALAKLGSRDGYTLAAKWLSDYSPHSDIRKSLPEWLGKVAAANIMGMIGTKDDIVLLQAAFRQALPASSTAIAAAIITIMDREGLSLSDWKSNPDSKRIVLNSFPEDSFGWTGDITKAQQQTRQDAINIVEKVTGASIQTIFRAYLRDGETRRGRHEFAQQAAWKLINVMKPEESKPLLEELLKAPDPELVSNAQNRLEAVKTQEERTVQYNRMKN, encoded by the coding sequence ATGACTATGTTGCCACGTCAAGCCGGCACCTTGCTTTATGCCATTCTATGTGCATTGCTCTTGCCTAACGTCTGTTTTGGCGAAACATTTACACGACAATTATTGGGGTTTTACTACAAACAACGGGGAAAACTATATTGCTGGCAAATGACTATGCACCAAAAAAACTTAAACCACCGCATAGAGAAGAGCCATTCTGAATACGAAAAATTAAGCAATGATGACCGCAATCAGGTAATCACTTTTTGGGGACTTCACGACACGCCTGTTTCGCAATGGGGACTATTCAGGGCTGCGACAGACTCTGACCAGTCCATTCGTTCAAGGGCGGCCTATCTGCTTGGCCGCCATTGTGATGCATTGCGGGAAGAGCAAATGATAACTCTGCTGATCTCTGGGAAACCGGTTGCCAGCGGAAATCTAATCCAATCTTTGGGCTATTGCCGCAATCGCAATATCGTGCCGACACTTCTAGCGATTTTGACTGATAGCACAACATCTGCTTCCGACATGGCTCTTGTAGTAACTGCTTTGGGAAATATCGGCGCAGCGGAGGCGGTTCCTGTTCTGAAAAAAACGCTTATAAGTGATGATTGGTGGCTAGCAATTTGTTCTGCGGAAGCCCTCGCGAAATTAGGCAGTCGAGACGGTTACACCCTAGCGGCAAAATGGTTATCTGATTACTCTCCTCATTCCGATATCCGCAAATCTCTCCCGGAATGGCTGGGAAAAGTGGCTGCAGCGAATATTATGGGAATGATTGGCACAAAAGATGATATTGTACTGCTGCAAGCAGCTTTTCGCCAAGCACTGCCTGCTTCGAGCACTGCCATTGCTGCGGCAATAATTACAATCATGGACCGGGAGGGATTATCGTTGTCTGACTGGAAGAGCAATCCTGACAGCAAAAGAATAGTTTTGAATTCTTTTCCTGAGGATAGTTTTGGATGGACTGGCGATATTACCAAAGCTCAACAGCAAACCAGGCAGGATGCAATAAACATTGTGGAAAAAGTTACCGGTGCATCAATACAAACCATATTCCGGGCCTATCTGCGGGATGGGGAAACTAGGCGAGGCCGTCATGAATTCGCTCAACAAGCTGCATGGAAGCTTATAAATGTTATGAAACCTGAAGAGTCAAAGCCATTGCTGGAAGAACTTTTGAAAGCTCCCGATCCAGAACTTGTCTCTAACGCGCAAAATAGACTTGAAGCGGTCAAAACACAGGAAGAGCGTACCGTTCAGTACAATCGAATGAAAAATTAG
- a CDS encoding NADH-quinone oxidoreductase subunit H, translating to MGFDINSLADFLAALVCAPFLLGVINRVKAFFAGRRGQPVLQLYYDLGKLLRKGAVYSSVSGPVFRAGPVIGLAAVTGALLFVPAGGHGALLGFSGDMILFAYLLGLARFFTVCAALDTGSSFEGMGASREAFFSALAEPALFMPLAVLAAKTGEISLEAAFRSSSMVAGTPLLLVAAALYLVFLAENCRIPLDDPNTHLELTMIHEVMALDHSGPDFALISYGAALKMWLLGAILARLAFPFGGMGWAANAALFLSAMLALAVITGTVESCMARLKMTRAPAMLLSALALGFAAFLVA from the coding sequence ATGGGCTTTGATATAAACTCGCTCGCCGATTTCCTTGCCGCGCTTGTGTGCGCGCCGTTCCTGCTTGGCGTAATCAACAGGGTGAAGGCGTTTTTCGCCGGAAGGCGGGGCCAGCCCGTTTTGCAGCTTTATTACGACCTGGGGAAGCTGCTGCGCAAGGGCGCGGTTTACAGCTCCGTGTCCGGCCCTGTGTTCCGGGCGGGGCCGGTGATAGGCCTTGCCGCCGTAACCGGCGCGCTGCTTTTCGTGCCGGCGGGCGGGCACGGCGCGTTGCTGGGTTTTAGCGGGGACATGATATTGTTCGCCTATCTGCTGGGGCTTGCGCGCTTTTTCACGGTATGCGCCGCGCTGGACACCGGCTCCAGCTTTGAGGGGATGGGGGCCAGCCGGGAGGCGTTTTTCTCCGCGCTGGCGGAGCCTGCGCTTTTCATGCCGCTGGCCGTGCTGGCGGCAAAGACGGGCGAAATCTCGCTGGAGGCGGCGTTCCGCTCCTCGTCCATGGTGGCGGGGACGCCGCTGCTGCTTGTGGCGGCGGCATTGTATCTGGTTTTCCTGGCGGAAAACTGCCGCATCCCGCTGGACGACCCCAACACGCATCTTGAGCTTACGATGATTCACGAGGTCATGGCGCTGGACCACAGCGGCCCGGATTTCGCGCTCATCTCCTACGGCGCGGCGCTCAAGATGTGGCTGCTGGGCGCGATACTCGCGCGGCTGGCGTTTCCGTTCGGCGGGATGGGATGGGCGGCCAACGCCGCGCTGTTTTTATCGGCCATGCTGGCGCTGGCGGTTATAACCGGCACAGTGGAATCCTGCATGGCCCGGCTTAAGATGACGCGCGCCCCGGCGATGCTTTTGTCGGCGCTGGCGCTGGGCTTTGCGGCTTTTCTGGTGGCTTGA